In Streptomyces sp. RFCAC02, the following proteins share a genomic window:
- a CDS encoding ABC transporter ATP-binding protein: MTTTVEDDHGHPARRPGEDGDAAAAVPVAPPPDAFDQDTLPTPKGASRRLLGSLLRPYRGRMVVAALLLLSQQAAVQAAPLLVAYAIDTAVPALREDNNGPLIAVAVAYLLCAVAGGGLQAVFIRAAARINQGVLLDLRGRIYRHAQALSLDFHDRYTSGRLISRATSDVQSLRELLNEGLQELLMIIVSVVYIGGLLFYLDLGLGVAAIASFVPLYLVVRSYRRRSARRFSAKSTAIAAVIVKFTETVGGIRPVQAFRRERANDAEFERLNRAHERINGSTILEMARFVTISRSIAALTIAAIVLWSAQRVAAGDLALGVLAAGALYIRRLFDPLDQFAMILNNYQSAVASLDKIAGLLAQRPDVPEPERPVELPPRAGGTPGREVVFDDVRFAYRTGGEVLPAFRLRLPAGETTALVGATGAGKSTLVKLLARFYDPTEGRVLLDGTDLRDLSTAELRRGVVMVTQEAFLFTGTVAENIALGRPDASREEIEAAARAIGAHDFIASLPDGYDTDVRKRGGRISAGQRQLVAFARVLLADPAVVILDEATSSLDIPGEKAVQDAMETVLRGRTAVLIAHRLSTVSIADRVLVMEAGRVVEDGAPADLIAGTGRFSDLHRAWRDSLA, translated from the coding sequence ATGACGACCACCGTCGAGGACGACCACGGGCACCCGGCCCGGCGGCCCGGGGAGGACGGCGACGCCGCGGCGGCGGTCCCGGTCGCGCCGCCCCCCGACGCGTTCGACCAGGACACGCTGCCCACCCCGAAGGGCGCCTCCCGGCGGCTCCTCGGTTCACTTCTGCGCCCGTACCGCGGCCGCATGGTGGTGGCTGCCCTCCTGCTGCTGTCCCAGCAGGCGGCGGTGCAGGCGGCACCCCTGCTCGTCGCCTACGCCATCGACACTGCCGTCCCCGCCCTGCGCGAGGACAACAACGGTCCGCTCATCGCCGTCGCTGTCGCCTACCTGCTGTGCGCCGTCGCCGGGGGCGGGCTGCAGGCCGTCTTCATCCGTGCCGCCGCCCGCATCAACCAGGGCGTGCTGCTCGACCTGCGCGGCAGGATCTACCGGCACGCCCAGGCCCTCAGCCTCGACTTCCACGACCGCTACACGTCGGGCCGCCTCATCTCGCGCGCCACGAGCGACGTGCAGTCCCTGCGGGAGCTGCTGAACGAGGGCCTCCAGGAACTCCTGATGATCATCGTGTCCGTCGTGTACATCGGCGGCCTGCTGTTCTACCTGGACCTCGGGCTCGGCGTCGCCGCGATCGCGTCGTTCGTGCCGCTCTACCTCGTGGTGCGCAGCTACCGGCGCCGGTCGGCGCGGCGGTTCAGCGCCAAGTCCACGGCGATCGCCGCCGTGATCGTGAAGTTCACCGAGACGGTCGGCGGCATCCGGCCGGTGCAGGCGTTCCGGCGGGAGCGGGCGAACGACGCGGAGTTCGAGCGGCTGAACCGCGCCCACGAGCGGATCAACGGCAGCACGATCCTGGAGATGGCCCGGTTCGTCACCATCTCCCGGTCCATCGCCGCCCTCACGATCGCCGCGATCGTCCTGTGGAGCGCGCAGCGGGTCGCGGCGGGCGATCTGGCGCTCGGCGTGCTGGCCGCGGGCGCGCTGTACATCCGGCGGCTGTTCGACCCGCTGGACCAGTTCGCGATGATCCTGAACAACTACCAGTCCGCCGTCGCCTCGCTCGACAAGATCGCCGGCCTGCTCGCCCAGCGGCCCGACGTGCCCGAGCCCGAGCGGCCGGTGGAGCTGCCGCCGCGCGCCGGCGGCACGCCGGGCCGCGAGGTCGTCTTCGACGACGTGCGGTTCGCGTACCGGACGGGCGGCGAGGTGCTGCCCGCGTTCCGGCTGCGGCTGCCCGCGGGAGAGACGACGGCCCTCGTCGGGGCGACGGGCGCGGGCAAGTCCACGCTGGTGAAGCTCCTGGCCCGGTTCTACGACCCGACCGAGGGCCGCGTCCTGCTCGACGGCACGGACCTGCGCGACCTCTCCACCGCCGAACTGCGGCGCGGCGTCGTGATGGTGACGCAGGAGGCGTTCCTCTTCACCGGCACCGTCGCGGAGAACATCGCCCTCGGCCGGCCGGACGCGAGCCGCGAGGAGATCGAGGCGGCCGCGCGGGCCATCGGCGCGCACGACTTCATCGCCTCCCTGCCCGACGGCTACGACACGGACGTCCGCAAGCGCGGCGGCCGGATCTCGGCGGGGCAGCGGCAGCTCGTGGCGTTCGCCCGGGTGCTGCTGGCCGACCCGGCCGTGGTGATCCTGGACGAGGCGACGTCGTCGCTCGACATCCCGGGCGAGAAGGCCGTGCAGGACGCCATGGAGACGGTGCTGCGCGGCAGGACGGCGGTGCTGATCGCGCACCGCCTGTCCACCGTCTCGATCGCCGACCGGGTGCTGGTGATGGAGGCCGGCCGTGTCGTGGAGGACGGCGCGCCCGCCGATCTGATCGCGGGCACCGGCCGGTTCTCCGACCTGCACCGCGCGTGGCGGGACAGCCTGGCCTGA
- the glgX gene encoding glycogen debranching protein GlgX: MSQAPERVRTEVWPGGPQPLGARFQAGPGGVEGTNFALWAGGADAVEVCLFDDDGRETRCPLEELTHEIWHGFLPGVRPGQRYGYRVHGRWDPPSGARWNAAKLLLDPYARAVDGDYATDGPLPPEVYGHSRDWPKQELADTVRDERDSAPFVPKGVVVADTDGTTEDERPGTSWADSVIYELHVRGFTMRHPDIPPELRGTYAGLGHPAAIEHLTSLGVTAVELLPVHQFAHEDHLLRRGMRNYWGYNSIGYFAPHAAYSASGTRGQQVAEFRDMVRALHRAGLEVILDVVYNHTAEANEFGPTLSLRGIANPGYYRLTDDPRRYADYTGCGNTLHVVQPQVLRLITDSLRYWVQEMGVDGFRFDLAAALARSFHDVDMLSPFLAVIAQDPVLRRAKLIAEPWDVGTGGYQVGAFPPLWTEWNDRYRDTVRDYWRGALPDVRDLGYRLSGSSDLYAWGGRRPYASVNFITAHDGFTLRDLVSYERKHNEANGEDNRDGSDDNRSWNCGAEGETDDAGVGALRRRQLRNLLTTLLLSTGVPMLVAGDEMGRTQGGNNNGYCQDNETGWMDWSLAGDPAWRPLLDLTRRLIRTRREHPVLRRRAFFSGRRQGPEGIRDLGWFTAQGTEMTEQDWWAPSRTLGMFLSGRDIPQRDCTGRPVVDDSFLLLLHADDEPARFPLPGPPWADGYELIVDTSLEEQETEPGTLHPAGTTLDLPPRSVLLLRAIPPTATP; this comes from the coding sequence GTGTCACAGGCACCCGAGCGCGTGAGGACCGAGGTCTGGCCCGGCGGGCCGCAACCGCTCGGCGCCCGGTTCCAGGCCGGGCCCGGCGGTGTGGAGGGCACGAACTTCGCCCTGTGGGCGGGCGGCGCGGACGCCGTCGAGGTCTGCCTCTTCGACGACGACGGCCGCGAGACGCGCTGTCCCCTCGAAGAGCTGACCCACGAGATCTGGCACGGCTTCCTGCCCGGGGTGCGTCCCGGCCAGCGGTACGGCTACCGCGTCCACGGCCGCTGGGACCCGCCGTCCGGCGCCCGCTGGAACGCGGCCAAGCTCCTCCTCGACCCCTACGCACGGGCCGTCGACGGCGACTACGCCACCGACGGGCCCCTCCCGCCCGAGGTCTACGGCCACTCCCGCGACTGGCCCAAGCAGGAACTCGCCGACACCGTCCGCGACGAGCGGGACTCCGCCCCGTTCGTCCCCAAGGGCGTCGTCGTCGCCGACACCGACGGGACCACCGAGGACGAACGCCCCGGCACGTCATGGGCCGACTCCGTCATCTACGAGCTGCACGTCCGCGGCTTCACCATGCGTCACCCCGACATCCCGCCCGAGCTGCGCGGCACGTACGCGGGCCTCGGCCACCCCGCCGCGATCGAGCACCTGACCAGCCTCGGCGTCACGGCCGTCGAGCTGCTGCCCGTCCACCAGTTCGCGCACGAGGACCACCTCCTGCGCCGCGGCATGCGCAACTACTGGGGCTACAACTCCATCGGCTACTTCGCCCCGCACGCCGCCTACAGCGCCTCCGGCACGCGCGGCCAGCAGGTCGCCGAGTTCCGCGACATGGTGCGCGCCCTGCACCGGGCCGGCCTCGAAGTCATCCTCGACGTGGTCTACAACCACACCGCCGAGGCCAACGAGTTCGGCCCCACCCTGTCGCTGCGCGGCATCGCCAACCCGGGCTACTACCGCCTCACCGACGACCCGCGCCGCTACGCCGACTACACCGGCTGCGGGAACACCCTCCACGTCGTCCAGCCGCAGGTCCTGCGCCTCATCACCGACTCACTGCGCTACTGGGTGCAGGAGATGGGGGTGGACGGCTTCCGGTTCGACCTCGCGGCGGCCCTCGCCCGCTCGTTCCACGACGTGGACATGCTGTCGCCGTTCCTCGCGGTCATCGCGCAGGACCCGGTGCTTCGGCGCGCCAAGCTGATCGCCGAGCCGTGGGACGTCGGCACGGGCGGCTACCAGGTGGGCGCGTTCCCCCCGCTGTGGACGGAATGGAACGACCGCTACCGCGACACCGTCCGCGACTACTGGCGCGGCGCGCTGCCCGACGTCCGCGACCTGGGGTACCGCCTGTCGGGCTCCAGCGACCTGTACGCGTGGGGCGGCCGGCGCCCGTACGCCTCCGTCAACTTCATCACCGCCCACGACGGCTTCACGCTGCGCGACCTGGTGAGCTACGAGCGCAAGCACAACGAGGCCAACGGCGAGGACAACCGCGACGGCAGCGACGACAACCGTTCGTGGAACTGCGGCGCCGAGGGCGAGACGGACGACGCCGGCGTGGGTGCCCTGCGCCGCCGCCAGCTCCGCAACCTGCTCACGACCCTGCTGCTGTCCACGGGCGTGCCGATGCTCGTCGCGGGGGACGAGATGGGCCGCACCCAGGGCGGCAACAACAACGGCTACTGCCAGGACAACGAGACCGGCTGGATGGACTGGTCGCTCGCCGGCGACCCCGCGTGGCGCCCGCTGCTCGACCTGACGCGCCGCCTCATCCGCACGCGCCGGGAGCACCCGGTGCTGCGGCGCCGCGCGTTCTTCTCCGGGCGGCGGCAGGGGCCGGAGGGGATAAGGGATCTGGGCTGGTTCACGGCGCAGGGCACGGAGATGACGGAGCAGGACTGGTGGGCGCCGAGCCGGACCCTCGGCATGTTCCTGTCCGGCCGGGACATCCCGCAGCGGGACTGCACGGGCCGGCCGGTCGTCGACGACAGCTTCCTGCTGCTGCTGCACGCCGACGACGAGCCGGCGCGGTTCCCGCTGCCCGGTCCTCCCTGGGCCGACGGGTACGAGCTGATCGTGGACACATCGCTGGAGGAACAGGAGACGGAACCGGGCACGCTGCACCCCGCCGGCACGACACTGGACCTGCCACCCCGCTCGGTCCTGCTCCTGCGCGCCATCCCACCGACCGCGACCCCCTGA
- a CDS encoding enhanced serine sensitivity protein SseB gives MTVPRQQPGFGGGWPSNELEEVLAGSLGVPDAGPRLLKTLARSALWVPLPEGGGRESRTLDLPTVQVNGGTFVPVFSSAEQLHLGGASHLPFAVAPAWEFARGLPPGIGVALNPGGTVGLPVPPGAVAELCRATPGERLPGVPTGARMRLFQPDWQDDPVDFLGAVTGELSALPGVRSARRGLASAEGAAPALYVGVELDGLDDGHRLAVHDALGRALARHPVVWPVQLVLLDAADDPVVDWLRECVQPFYIRGV, from the coding sequence ATGACCGTTCCCAGGCAGCAGCCAGGCTTCGGCGGCGGATGGCCGAGCAACGAGCTGGAAGAGGTTCTCGCCGGTTCCCTCGGTGTACCCGACGCGGGACCCCGGCTGCTGAAGACCCTGGCCCGCAGCGCCCTGTGGGTGCCGCTCCCCGAGGGCGGCGGCCGCGAGAGCCGCACCCTCGACCTGCCGACCGTGCAGGTGAACGGCGGCACGTTCGTCCCGGTGTTCAGCTCGGCCGAGCAGTTGCACCTGGGCGGCGCCTCGCACCTGCCGTTCGCCGTCGCGCCCGCCTGGGAGTTCGCGCGCGGCCTGCCGCCGGGGATCGGCGTCGCCCTGAACCCGGGCGGCACCGTCGGCCTGCCCGTCCCGCCCGGCGCCGTCGCCGAACTGTGCCGCGCCACCCCGGGCGAACGGCTGCCCGGCGTGCCCACCGGCGCCCGGATGCGTCTTTTCCAGCCGGACTGGCAGGACGACCCCGTCGACTTCCTCGGCGCCGTCACCGGCGAGCTGTCCGCACTGCCCGGCGTCCGGTCCGCGCGGCGCGGCCTGGCCAGCGCCGAGGGCGCCGCGCCGGCGCTGTACGTCGGCGTAGAACTCGACGGCCTGGACGACGGCCACCGCCTCGCCGTGCACGACGCCCTCGGCCGCGCGCTGGCCCGTCACCCGGTCGTGTGGCCGGTACAGCTCGTGCTGCTGGATGCGGCCGACGACCCTGTGGTGGACTGGCTGAGGGAGTGCGTCCAGCCGTTCTACATCCGTGGTGTCTGA
- the gcvH gene encoding glycine cleavage system protein GcvH, giving the protein MSDNPEQYRYSKEHEWLSAADDGVATVGITEYAATALGDVVYVQLPDVDATVTAGEPCGELESTKSVSDLYAPVSGTVTEINQNVVDDPALVNSAPFGDGWLFRVRTDPEAPEPEGLMTAGEYADFTAQ; this is encoded by the coding sequence ATGAGCGACAATCCCGAGCAGTACCGGTACAGCAAGGAGCACGAGTGGCTGTCGGCCGCCGACGACGGTGTGGCGACGGTCGGCATCACCGAGTACGCGGCGACCGCGCTGGGCGATGTGGTGTACGTGCAGCTCCCGGACGTGGACGCGACCGTGACGGCGGGTGAGCCGTGCGGCGAGCTGGAGTCCACCAAGTCGGTGAGCGACCTGTACGCGCCGGTCAGCGGCACCGTCACCGAGATCAACCAGAACGTGGTGGACGACCCGGCCCTGGTGAACTCCGCGCCCTTCGGCGACGGCTGGCTGTTCCGCGTGCGGACCGACCCGGAGGCGCCCGAGCCCGAGGGCCTGATGACGGCCGGTGAGTACGCCGACTTCACGGCCCAGTGA
- a CDS encoding Ig-like domain-containing protein: MLRKPGRGAGVIAALLGLLALTACSGENGATEEVAAEHSAAPDVRIAIEPGDGAEDVATSGALAVSAEDGTLTRVTVTDPGGEEVPGALTEDATAWAPSGHLANDTRYTVAAAGENADGRAAEASAAFTTVAADETFTGAWNIADGAEVGVGMVLSVVFDEPVEETAAVRDAIAVTTDPPVEVRGHWFGDQRLDFRPEDYWAPGTEVSVAFGLRGVEGAPGRYGTQDEEITFTVGRAQISTVDADTLTMEVVRDGETVRTLPVTTGAAGTPTWNGRMVISEMLTETRMDGATVGFAGEYDIPDVPHAMRLSTSGTFIHGNYWASGSTFGEQNVSHGCVGLRDVRGGGDPDAPAAWFFAQSMIGDVVEVINSDDDVIAPDNGLNGWNMDWDDWGAGQ, translated from the coding sequence GTGCTGAGGAAGCCGGGGCGGGGCGCGGGCGTCATCGCGGCGCTGCTGGGACTGCTCGCACTCACCGCGTGCAGCGGGGAGAACGGGGCGACGGAGGAGGTGGCCGCCGAGCATTCGGCCGCCCCCGACGTGCGGATAGCCATCGAGCCGGGGGACGGCGCCGAGGACGTGGCGACCTCCGGCGCGCTGGCCGTGTCCGCCGAGGACGGCACGCTGACGCGCGTCACGGTCACCGACCCCGGCGGCGAGGAGGTCCCCGGCGCCCTCACCGAGGACGCGACCGCCTGGGCGCCGTCGGGGCACCTGGCGAACGACACCCGCTACACCGTCGCCGCGGCCGGCGAGAACGCCGACGGCCGCGCCGCCGAGGCGAGCGCCGCGTTCACGACCGTCGCGGCCGACGAGACGTTCACCGGCGCCTGGAACATCGCCGACGGCGCCGAGGTCGGCGTCGGCATGGTCCTGTCGGTCGTCTTCGACGAACCGGTGGAGGAGACGGCGGCCGTGCGGGACGCGATCGCCGTCACGACCGACCCGCCCGTCGAGGTGCGGGGGCACTGGTTCGGCGATCAGCGGCTCGACTTCCGGCCCGAGGACTACTGGGCGCCCGGCACCGAGGTGTCCGTCGCGTTCGGGCTGCGCGGCGTCGAGGGCGCGCCCGGCCGGTACGGCACCCAGGACGAGGAGATCACCTTCACCGTGGGGCGCGCGCAGATCAGCACGGTCGACGCGGACACGCTCACGATGGAGGTCGTGCGCGACGGTGAGACGGTGCGCACGCTGCCGGTCACGACGGGGGCGGCCGGCACCCCGACGTGGAACGGCCGGATGGTCATCAGCGAGATGCTGACGGAGACCCGGATGGACGGCGCGACGGTCGGGTTCGCCGGCGAGTACGACATCCCGGACGTGCCGCACGCGATGCGGCTGTCCACCTCGGGGACGTTCATCCACGGCAACTACTGGGCGAGCGGTTCCACGTTCGGCGAGCAGAACGTCAGCCACGGCTGCGTGGGCCTGCGCGATGTGCGCGGGGGCGGCGACCCGGACGCCCCGGCCGCCTGGTTCTTCGCGCAGTCGATGATCGGGGACGTCGTCGAGGTGATCAACTCCGATGACGACGTGATCGCTCCCGACAACGGTCTGAACGGATGGAACATGGACTGGGACGACTGGGGCGCCGGCCAGTGA
- a CDS encoding MFS transporter, which produces MASTTGPGEPAAGARPRLVTRPLALRFVTVVGSSASFFLLLSVVPAYAQDAPGRGSGTAGLVTGSLMLATVAGELAAPWLAALCGYRLMLGAGLLLLGAPALVLPVSRSVAWIVAVCVVRGIGFAFTLVAGGALTASLIPPERRGEGLALIGVMAGVPSLVCLPLGTWLAAHTGYGPVCTAAALASLVAIAAVPGLPGREAASGPSPGVLAGARSGALGRLTAVFAVTAVGAGIVATFLPLAVAPDDTGVVAAALFVQPAAATASRWFAGRHADRHGAPGLLVPGVVVSAAGILVTALTGVPAAVVLGAAVFGVGFGITQSATITLMYSRVTAPAYGTVSALWNVAYDAGMGIGAVGFGAVADLTGYPWAFALASSLMLTALVPALLDRAATRDDVAAAGGDRTAPARGKH; this is translated from the coding sequence ATGGCATCGACCACTGGTCCTGGAGAGCCGGCCGCAGGGGCGCGGCCGCGGCTGGTGACCCGTCCCCTGGCGCTGCGCTTCGTGACGGTCGTCGGGTCCTCGGCGAGCTTCTTCCTGCTGCTGTCGGTCGTCCCGGCGTACGCGCAGGACGCGCCGGGGCGGGGCAGCGGCACAGCGGGGCTGGTCACCGGCTCGCTGATGCTGGCCACGGTGGCCGGCGAGCTGGCGGCCCCCTGGCTGGCCGCGCTCTGTGGCTACCGCCTGATGCTGGGAGCCGGACTCCTGCTGCTGGGCGCGCCCGCGCTCGTCCTGCCCGTGTCGCGGAGCGTGGCGTGGATCGTGGCGGTGTGCGTCGTCCGCGGCATCGGCTTCGCGTTCACGCTGGTGGCGGGCGGTGCTCTGACGGCCTCGCTCATCCCGCCCGAACGCCGCGGGGAGGGGCTGGCCCTGATCGGCGTCATGGCCGGAGTGCCGTCGCTGGTGTGCCTTCCGCTCGGAACCTGGCTCGCGGCACACACGGGGTACGGGCCGGTCTGCACGGCGGCGGCGCTCGCCTCGCTGGTCGCCATCGCCGCCGTCCCGGGCCTGCCCGGCAGGGAGGCGGCTTCGGGGCCGTCCCCGGGTGTCCTCGCCGGGGCGCGCTCCGGGGCGCTCGGCCGCCTCACGGCCGTGTTCGCGGTGACGGCGGTGGGCGCGGGGATCGTCGCCACCTTCCTGCCGCTGGCCGTGGCGCCGGACGACACGGGCGTGGTCGCCGCGGCCCTCTTCGTGCAGCCGGCCGCCGCGACCGCGTCCCGCTGGTTCGCCGGCCGGCACGCGGACCGGCACGGAGCACCCGGGCTGCTCGTGCCGGGGGTGGTCGTCTCCGCCGCCGGCATCCTCGTCACCGCCCTCACGGGCGTCCCCGCCGCGGTCGTCCTGGGCGCGGCGGTGTTCGGCGTCGGCTTCGGGATCACCCAGAGCGCGACCATCACGCTGATGTACTCCCGCGTCACGGCCCCCGCGTACGGAACGGTGAGCGCCCTGTGGAACGTCGCCTACGACGCGGGGATGGGCATCGGCGCGGTCGGCTTCGGCGCGGTGGCCGATCTGACCGGCTACCCCTGGGCATTCGCCCTGGCCTCGTCCCTCATGCTGACCGCGCTCGTCCCGGCCCTGCTGGACCGGGCTGCGACGCGCGACGACGTCGCGGCGGCCGGCGGGGACCGGACGGCGCCGGCGCGGGGGAAACACTGA
- a CDS encoding enhanced serine sensitivity protein SseB C-terminal domain-containing protein — protein sequence MSAAHEIDDLLPLITPDRLDAYEDLLAALARSDVLMLLWDGKPGEPDAQYGSVEIAGHGYAPCVTSARELAVSGWTREHEVIGGRDIAAALFPEHWGLWLNPHAPGGGLGIPWLDLRRIAGGLDRLPAGPLRIGEPSVRADAFYDLLVQRARRTPALRSLRRGWVRPAVGAAYLVIGLDVDDSGDEAAEAVRQMMLEAVPAVPEGLPVGTVAMADAYDPVAMWLRANARPFYDRDAPGQDPADLRQHGYGYPRPH from the coding sequence GTGAGTGCGGCGCACGAGATCGATGACCTGCTCCCCCTGATCACGCCCGACCGCCTGGACGCCTACGAGGACCTCCTCGCGGCCCTCGCCCGCAGCGACGTCCTCATGCTCCTGTGGGACGGCAAGCCGGGCGAGCCGGACGCCCAGTACGGCAGCGTCGAGATCGCGGGCCACGGCTACGCCCCCTGCGTGACGTCCGCCCGCGAGCTGGCGGTCAGCGGCTGGACCCGCGAGCACGAGGTCATCGGTGGCCGCGACATCGCCGCCGCCCTCTTCCCCGAACACTGGGGCCTGTGGCTGAATCCCCACGCCCCCGGCGGTGGCCTCGGCATTCCCTGGCTCGACCTGCGGCGGATAGCGGGCGGCCTCGACCGGCTCCCGGCCGGTCCGCTGCGCATCGGTGAGCCGTCGGTCCGCGCCGACGCGTTCTACGACCTCCTGGTCCAGCGTGCCCGCCGCACTCCGGCGCTGCGGAGCCTGCGGCGCGGCTGGGTGCGGCCGGCCGTGGGGGCGGCGTACCTCGTGATCGGGCTCGACGTGGACGACTCGGGGGACGAGGCGGCCGAGGCCGTGCGGCAGATGATGCTGGAGGCGGTCCCCGCCGTCCCCGAGGGGCTGCCGGTCGGCACGGTCGCCATGGCCGACGCGTACGACCCGGTGGCGATGTGGCTGCGGGCGAACGCGCGGCCGTTCTACGACCGCGACGCGCCGGGCCAGGACCCGGCCGACCTGCGGCAGCACGGCTACGGCTACCCCCGCCCGCACTGA
- a CDS encoding ATP-binding protein yields MTASADTREVMGEAARTEEDPSTGEVTLPSLPESARYARQLVRRLLVTRWRLAPELTDHAVLLVSELVANAVRHAGAGSLGLRVRRRRGWLRVELTDPSRALPCLLPVRELDITGRGLFLVNELSDRWGVDLLPDGKSTWFEMRVPVR; encoded by the coding sequence ATGACGGCGTCGGCGGACACACGGGAAGTCATGGGTGAAGCGGCACGAACCGAGGAGGACCCCTCGACGGGCGAGGTGACGCTGCCCTCACTGCCCGAATCGGCCCGGTACGCCCGGCAGCTCGTACGGCGCCTGCTGGTGACCCGGTGGCGGCTCGCCCCCGAGCTGACGGACCACGCCGTCCTGCTCGTCTCCGAACTGGTCGCCAACGCCGTGCGGCACGCCGGCGCCGGCTCGCTCGGCCTGCGCGTCCGCCGCCGCAGGGGCTGGCTCCGCGTCGAGCTGACGGACCCCTCGCGCGCGCTGCCCTGCCTGCTGCCGGTGCGCGAGCTGGACATCACCGGCCGGGGGCTCTTCCTGGTGAACGAGCTGTCCGACCGCTGGGGCGTCGACCTGCTGCCGGACGGGAAGTCCACCTGGTTCGAGATGCGCGTACCGGTCCGCTGA
- a CDS encoding ABC transporter ATP-binding protein gives MSASAPSPSPARKRSAVRSLLRLWPYVRPVRARVFGAATVTVVASCLGLIIPLVLKWIVDGPVEDGDTAGVWLGGALLVGIGLAEALLFGLRRFLIARPLARVEADLRSDIYRHLQRLPVAFHDRWPTGQLLSRATGDLQLLRMFLAFGLTFLIVNSTTILIGFGVLIAQDWILGLVLVLPVVPLILLCARFERRFSGVARRAQDQTGDLTTVIEESILGIRVIKGFGRHRSQARAFRALSGRLRDTELYKARLLAGIWFMIMAVPELFLGAALILGVTEVADGDLTAGTLVAFMTTAMALRWPVESMGFLLALCNEAATATDRYFEVMDTPLPADDPEEPSGEARPDGLRLTGVVFRYADAPQDSPPVLDGVDLHVRPGETMALVGGTGSGKTTLIGLVPRLHEVTAGRITLDGVDTATLPREEVRAQVAVAFEEPTLFSATVRENVAMGGDTPADDDVARALRVAQADGFVAALPHGDATEVGEQGLSLSGGQRQRLALARAVVGRPRFLVLDDPLSALDVHTEARVEAALRDVLATTTALVVAHRPSTVQLADRVALLSGGRIAAVGTHAELLRDSAEYRHLMTGAPLPPDPPAGGAPHDPQGPYDPFDSFDPRDPYDPRDELPEVSAR, from the coding sequence ATGTCTGCCTCAGCCCCCTCCCCCAGCCCTGCCCGAAAACGCTCCGCCGTCCGCTCCCTCCTCCGGCTGTGGCCCTATGTGCGGCCCGTCCGCGCGCGCGTCTTCGGCGCCGCCACGGTCACCGTCGTCGCCTCCTGCCTCGGCCTGATCATCCCGCTGGTCCTGAAGTGGATCGTGGACGGTCCGGTCGAAGACGGCGACACGGCCGGCGTGTGGCTCGGCGGCGCGCTGCTCGTCGGGATCGGGCTGGCGGAGGCCCTGCTGTTCGGGCTGCGGCGGTTCCTCATCGCGCGCCCGCTGGCCCGGGTCGAGGCGGACCTCAGATCGGACATCTACCGGCACCTGCAGCGGCTCCCGGTCGCCTTCCACGACCGGTGGCCCACCGGGCAGCTCCTGTCCCGCGCGACGGGCGACCTGCAACTGCTGCGGATGTTCCTCGCGTTCGGCCTCACCTTCCTCATCGTGAACAGCACGACGATCCTCATCGGCTTCGGCGTGCTGATCGCGCAGGACTGGATCCTCGGACTCGTCCTGGTGCTGCCGGTGGTGCCGCTGATCCTGCTGTGCGCGCGGTTCGAGCGCCGGTTCAGCGGTGTCGCGCGGCGCGCGCAGGACCAGACGGGCGACCTGACGACCGTGATCGAGGAGTCGATCCTCGGCATCCGCGTCATCAAGGGCTTCGGCCGGCACCGCAGCCAGGCCAGGGCGTTCCGCGCGCTGTCCGGGCGGCTGCGGGACACCGAGCTGTACAAGGCGCGCCTGCTGGCCGGCATCTGGTTCATGATCATGGCGGTTCCGGAGCTGTTCCTCGGCGCCGCGCTGATCCTCGGTGTCACCGAGGTGGCCGACGGCGACCTGACCGCCGGCACGCTGGTGGCGTTCATGACGACCGCGATGGCGCTGCGCTGGCCCGTGGAGTCGATGGGCTTCCTCCTCGCGCTGTGCAACGAGGCGGCCACCGCCACCGACCGCTACTTCGAGGTGATGGACACCCCGCTGCCCGCCGACGACCCGGAGGAGCCCTCCGGCGAGGCCAGGCCGGACGGCCTGCGCCTCACGGGCGTCGTCTTCCGGTACGCGGACGCCCCGCAGGACAGCCCGCCCGTGCTCGACGGCGTCGACCTGCATGTGCGGCCCGGCGAGACGATGGCCCTGGTCGGCGGGACCGGCAGCGGCAAGACGACGCTCATCGGCCTCGTGCCCCGGCTCCACGAGGTGACGGCCGGCCGCATCACGCTGGACGGCGTGGACACCGCGACGCTGCCGCGCGAGGAGGTGCGCGCCCAGGTCGCCGTGGCCTTCGAGGAGCCGACGCTGTTCTCCGCCACGGTCCGCGAGAACGTCGCGATGGGCGGCGACACCCCGGCCGACGACGACGTGGCGCGCGCCCTGCGGGTCGCGCAGGCCGACGGGTTCGTCGCCGCCCTCCCGCACGGGGACGCCACCGAGGTCGGCGAGCAGGGCCTCAGCCTGTCCGGCGGCCAGCGGCAGCGCCTCGCGCTGGCCCGCGCCGTCGTGGGCCGACCCCGGTTCCTCGTCCTGGACGACCCGCTCTCCGCGCTGGACGTGCACACCGAGGCGCGCGTCGAGGCGGCGCTGCGCGACGTGCTGGCCACGACGACCGCGCTCGTCGTGGCCCACCGGCCGTCCACGGTGCAGCTCGCCGACCGTGTGGCGCTGCTGTCCGGCGGCCGGATCGCCGCCGTCGGCACCCACGCGGAACTGCTGCGCGACAGCGCCGAGTACCGCCACCTCATGACGGGCGCGCCGCTGCCGCCCGATCCCCCGGCCGGCGGAGCACCGCACGATCCGCAGGGCCCGTACGACCCGTTCGACTCGTTCGACCCGCGTGACCCGTACGACCCGCGCGACGAGCTTCCGGAGGTGTCCGCCCGATGA